The following are encoded in a window of Euzebya sp. genomic DNA:
- a CDS encoding mechanosensitive ion channel family protein — translation MPEETVVEQAVDVATSLAVLGGAAVAGLVAYLVIVRVGFRIGRADRFAREATARCRWPARTLVVLLSLLAAMPATELGASATGLVTHGLAVAAILAGAWTLLRLAVAVEVTMLDRFDIAGPDNARNRGRQTQVVILRRVASGVIVTLTVAAVLLTFESARTVGTSLLASAGVIGLVVGIAAQPTLGNLVAGIQLAVAEPLSLDDVVVVEGEWGNIEEITLTYVVVRTWDRRRLVLPTSYFMNTPFQNWTRNGSQVIGSIFWEVDHRVPLDELREEFHRQVETHPLWDGDVVVLQVTEARPTVELRGLVTAQTAPMSWDLRCAIREGVLRWLWTHHPEAVPTTRLLEAPAPAPGPDGPHPPPASRYDVRSPGPDTAPNPDPDRTGPFDVVPPVDEAVLRAGGDGDLPAARQDRG, via the coding sequence ATGCCCGAGGAGACCGTCGTCGAGCAGGCCGTCGACGTCGCGACCAGCCTCGCCGTGCTCGGCGGGGCGGCCGTGGCGGGCCTGGTGGCCTACCTCGTCATCGTGCGGGTGGGCTTCCGCATCGGCAGGGCCGACCGCTTCGCACGCGAGGCGACCGCCCGCTGCCGGTGGCCCGCCCGGACCCTGGTCGTGCTGCTGAGCCTGCTGGCGGCCATGCCCGCGACCGAGCTGGGCGCGTCCGCGACCGGCCTCGTGACCCACGGGCTGGCGGTGGCGGCGATCCTCGCCGGCGCGTGGACGCTGCTGCGGCTGGCCGTCGCGGTCGAGGTCACGATGCTCGACCGCTTCGACATCGCCGGCCCCGACAACGCGCGCAACCGCGGGCGCCAGACCCAGGTCGTCATCCTCCGCCGCGTCGCCTCGGGGGTGATCGTCACCCTCACCGTCGCCGCGGTCCTCCTGACCTTCGAGTCCGCGCGGACCGTCGGCACGTCGCTGCTGGCCTCGGCCGGCGTCATCGGGCTGGTGGTCGGCATCGCCGCCCAGCCGACGCTGGGCAACCTGGTCGCCGGCATCCAGCTGGCCGTCGCCGAGCCGCTCAGCCTGGACGACGTCGTCGTGGTCGAGGGCGAGTGGGGCAACATCGAGGAGATCACCCTCACCTACGTCGTGGTCCGCACCTGGGACCGACGCCGCCTGGTGCTGCCGACGTCGTACTTCATGAACACGCCGTTCCAGAACTGGACGCGGAACGGGTCGCAGGTGATCGGCTCGATCTTCTGGGAGGTCGACCACCGGGTGCCCCTCGATGAGCTCCGCGAGGAGTTCCACCGCCAGGTCGAGACCCATCCGCTGTGGGACGGCGACGTGGTCGTGCTGCAGGTCACCGAGGCCCGGCCGACGGTGGAGCTGCGCGGGCTCGTGACCGCCCAGACCGCCCCGATGTCCTGGGATCTGCGCTGCGCGATCCGCGAGGGCGTCCTCCGGTGGCTCTGGACGCACCACCCCGAGGCCGTGCCGACCACGCGGCTGCTGGAGGCGCCCGCCCCCGCACCGGGACCCGACGGGCCGCACCCCCCGCCGGCGTCGCGCTACGACGTCCGCAGCCCCGGGCCGGACACCGCCCCCAACCCGGACCCCGACCGGACCGGGCCCTTCGACGTGGTCCCGCCGGTGGACGAGGCCGTCCTCCGCGCCGGGGGCGATGGCGATCTCCCGGCGGCACGTCAGGATCGTGGCTGA
- a CDS encoding DEAD/DEAH box helicase yields MRPQLSFAPAPARPADGRLVVYCTSDEDLSGCEALVEALGITTWTPATAQLAVPSGGAVVVETLKVLTVGVADALPGLLDAAHDRRMPDSVRAFGRATRLALTAGASHRVMPHLHLVPDQVNDHGEQLITGVWRVDLDADPALASAVDRLVEATPASATAQARGETTAWEPRRLLVAYLDAVADSAVRAHAPDPSGRPRERLLPWTTRWAEALGDAADPVVPLKAEGPALAAACEGWQSRGDGDASLVLELSAPDAPDGGWTLTFAIRDADDERHEAEAVWGGEDRDLIESLLAGLSRAARVFPPLDAALADDQPTSVTLDLDAAWQFIAEAAPLLSGAGVSVQLPATLAEDGIAAQISLTSAEDGTVQATWEVSLDDRVLSDDEIGTFLDADDPLGFYGGRWVKIDDETRAALQARGTTRSIGQAEALALALAGTTDDEWFGEGTAASRVVVDDRLGDILRALRTAGDLEDVAETPSGFVGELRPYQQRGVSWLRGMADLGMGAVLADAMGLGKTIQLIGLLVSRPGPFIVVCPTSVVGNWEREIGRFAPDLSVVRHHGTDRPDDLEGFEGVLVTSYGTLRRDVELLETVDWDVIALDEAQQVKNPSTAAAQAVRRLRGRVTFALTGTPLENRLAELWAVIDATNRGLLGTRGTFTRRFVGPVEVRHDADAAARLRRLVSPFIMRRTKTDPEVARDLPDKIERTVVCSLTPEQAALYERVTAEALAALADADGMGRRGRILAMLTALKQVTNHPAQYLKEDGPILGRSGKMAALREIVEAVTDAGDAMLIFTQFTRMGDLLSEQLAVDLGQRVPFLHGGLSVQQRDVMVEDFQQGGGSPVLVISTRAGGTGLNLTAATHVVHYDRWWNPAVEDQATDRAHRIGQHRTVEVHKLVTAGTLEERIAEMLERKRALADAVVGAGETWITELDDAALLELVQLSSDAPLLEAEPVGVGP; encoded by the coding sequence ATGCGCCCACAACTCTCCTTCGCCCCCGCCCCCGCCCGTCCCGCCGACGGTCGCCTCGTCGTCTACTGCACCTCCGACGAGGACCTGTCCGGCTGCGAGGCGCTCGTCGAGGCGCTCGGGATCACCACCTGGACGCCCGCGACGGCGCAGCTCGCCGTCCCGTCCGGCGGCGCGGTGGTCGTGGAGACGCTGAAGGTCCTGACCGTCGGCGTCGCCGACGCATTGCCCGGGCTGCTCGACGCCGCCCACGACCGGCGGATGCCCGACTCGGTCCGGGCGTTCGGGCGCGCGACCCGCCTGGCCCTGACCGCGGGCGCGAGCCACCGGGTCATGCCGCACCTCCACCTCGTGCCCGACCAGGTCAACGACCACGGCGAGCAGCTGATCACCGGCGTGTGGCGCGTCGACCTCGACGCCGACCCCGCGCTCGCGAGCGCCGTCGACCGCCTGGTCGAGGCCACCCCGGCGAGCGCGACCGCGCAGGCGCGGGGCGAGACGACGGCGTGGGAGCCGCGACGGCTCCTGGTCGCCTACCTCGACGCGGTCGCCGACTCGGCCGTCCGCGCCCACGCCCCCGACCCGTCGGGCCGCCCCCGCGAGCGCCTGCTGCCGTGGACGACCCGCTGGGCCGAGGCGCTCGGCGACGCCGCCGACCCGGTCGTGCCGCTGAAGGCCGAGGGGCCGGCCCTGGCCGCGGCGTGCGAGGGGTGGCAGTCCCGCGGCGACGGGGATGCCTCCCTGGTCCTCGAGCTGTCCGCACCCGATGCGCCCGACGGCGGGTGGACCCTGACCTTCGCGATCCGCGACGCCGACGACGAGCGCCACGAGGCCGAGGCGGTGTGGGGCGGCGAGGACCGCGATCTCATCGAGTCGCTGCTCGCCGGGCTCAGCCGCGCCGCACGGGTGTTCCCGCCGCTCGACGCGGCGCTCGCCGACGACCAGCCGACGTCGGTCACCCTCGACCTCGACGCGGCGTGGCAGTTCATCGCCGAGGCCGCCCCGCTGCTGAGCGGCGCCGGCGTGTCGGTGCAGCTGCCGGCCACCCTGGCCGAGGACGGCATCGCCGCGCAGATCAGCCTGACCAGCGCCGAGGACGGCACCGTCCAGGCGACCTGGGAGGTGTCCCTCGACGACCGGGTCCTCTCCGACGACGAGATCGGCACGTTCCTCGACGCCGACGACCCCCTCGGCTTCTACGGCGGCCGCTGGGTCAAGATCGACGACGAGACCCGCGCGGCGCTGCAGGCGCGCGGCACCACCCGCTCGATCGGGCAGGCCGAGGCGCTCGCGCTTGCCCTGGCCGGCACCACCGACGACGAGTGGTTCGGCGAGGGGACGGCCGCCAGCCGCGTCGTGGTCGACGACCGGCTCGGCGACATCCTCCGCGCCCTGCGGACCGCCGGGGACCTCGAGGACGTCGCCGAGACCCCGTCGGGCTTCGTCGGGGAGCTGCGGCCCTACCAGCAGCGCGGTGTGTCGTGGCTGCGCGGCATGGCCGACCTCGGCATGGGGGCGGTCCTGGCCGACGCGATGGGGCTCGGCAAGACCATCCAGCTGATCGGGTTGCTGGTCAGCCGCCCGGGCCCGTTCATCGTGGTCTGCCCGACGTCGGTGGTCGGCAACTGGGAGCGCGAGATCGGCCGCTTCGCCCCCGACCTCTCGGTGGTCCGCCACCACGGCACCGACCGGCCCGACGACCTCGAGGGGTTCGAGGGGGTCCTCGTCACCTCCTACGGCACCCTCCGCCGGGACGTCGAGCTGCTCGAGACCGTCGACTGGGACGTGATCGCCCTGGACGAGGCCCAGCAGGTCAAGAACCCCTCCACCGCCGCCGCCCAGGCCGTCCGGCGGCTGCGCGGCCGGGTGACCTTCGCGCTGACCGGCACGCCCCTCGAGAACCGCCTGGCCGAGCTGTGGGCCGTCATCGACGCGACCAACCGGGGCCTGCTCGGGACTCGCGGCACGTTCACCCGCCGCTTCGTCGGCCCGGTCGAGGTCCGCCACGACGCCGACGCGGCCGCCCGCCTCCGCCGCCTCGTCAGCCCCTTCATCATGCGGCGCACCAAGACCGACCCCGAGGTCGCCCGCGACCTGCCCGACAAGATCGAGCGGACCGTCGTGTGCAGCCTCACCCCCGAGCAGGCCGCGCTGTACGAGCGGGTGACCGCCGAGGCGTTGGCCGCGCTGGCCGACGCCGACGGCATGGGTCGGCGCGGGCGCATCCTCGCGATGCTGACCGCCCTCAAGCAGGTCACCAACCACCCGGCGCAGTACCTGAAGGAGGACGGGCCGATCCTGGGTCGCAGCGGCAAGATGGCGGCCCTGCGGGAGATCGTCGAGGCGGTCACTGACGCCGGCGACGCGATGCTGATCTTCACCCAGTTCACCCGGATGGGCGACCTGCTCAGCGAGCAGCTGGCCGTCGACCTCGGCCAGCGGGTGCCGTTCCTCCATGGCGGCCTGAGCGTCCAGCAGCGCGACGTGATGGTGGAGGACTTCCAGCAGGGCGGCGGGTCGCCGGTCCTGGTGATCTCGACGCGGGCCGGCGGCACCGGCCTGAACCTGACCGCCGCCACCCACGTCGTCCACTACGACCGCTGGTGGAACCCCGCGGTCGAGGACCAGGCCACCGACCGCGCCCACCGCATCGGCCAGCACCGGACCGTCGAGGTCCACAAGCTGGTGACCGCCGGCACGCTCGAGGAGCGGATCGCGGAGATGCTCGAGCGCAAGCGCGCGCTGGCCGACGCGGTCGTCGGCGCCGGCGAGACGTGGATCACCGAGCTGGACGACGCCGCGCTGCTCGAGCTGGTGCAGCTGTCGAGCGACGCGCCGCTGCTCGAGGCGGAACCGGTCGGGGTCGGGCCATGA
- the leuD gene encoding 3-isopropylmalate dehydratase small subunit — MKPVSVVEGQMVPLNRADVDTDQIMPKQFLKRIERTGFGEFLFFDWRQDPDFVLNDPRYAGANILVTGPNFGSGSSREHAPWGLQQYGFEAIIAPSFADIFRNNCAKIGLLCVELPEKVCRALVDLATDQPETICTVDLPLQNVSAGEVDEDFDFDPFTKHMLVNGLDQIGLTLERADDIAAFEATRPSFMPVTR; from the coding sequence ATGAAGCCCGTCAGCGTCGTCGAGGGGCAGATGGTCCCGCTCAACCGGGCGGACGTCGACACCGACCAGATCATGCCCAAGCAGTTCCTCAAGCGGATCGAGCGGACCGGCTTCGGCGAGTTCCTCTTCTTCGACTGGCGCCAGGACCCCGACTTCGTCCTGAACGACCCGCGGTACGCCGGCGCCAACATCCTGGTGACCGGCCCGAACTTCGGGTCCGGGTCGTCGCGCGAGCACGCGCCGTGGGGCCTCCAGCAGTACGGCTTCGAGGCGATCATCGCCCCGTCGTTCGCCGACATCTTCCGCAACAACTGCGCGAAGATCGGCCTGCTGTGCGTCGAGCTGCCCGAGAAGGTCTGCCGGGCCCTCGTCGACCTGGCCACCGACCAGCCGGAGACGATCTGCACCGTCGACCTGCCGCTGCAGAACGTCAGCGCCGGCGAGGTCGACGAGGACTTCGACTTCGACCCCTTCACCAAGCACATGCTGGTCAACGGGCTCGACCAGATCGGCCTGACGCTCGAGCGGGCGGACGACATCGCGGCCTTCGAGGCGACCCGCCCCTCCTTCATGCCGGTGACGCGCTAG
- a CDS encoding mechanosensitive ion channel family protein — MPEDTVVEAAVDVVASLAVMGGAVVLAVLLSVIAGRVLFRVSKSDAFARELSQRGRWPARVLAVLVGLLAAMPATELPEALAGRLTHILLIGAIVAGAWTLLRLAVAIEVAMLDYFVPTGTEEQAEERRIKGRQTQVIILRRVASGVIILVTIGAVMLTFESARTVGTSLLASAGVLGLVLGIAAQPTLGNLVAGIQLAVAEPLSIDDVVTVEGEWGNIEEITLTYVVIVTWDRRRLVLPTSYFVNTPFTNWSRRDSQVIGSVVWHLDHRTPVPALRAAFHQRVERSEEWDGDVAALQVIDTTPTTIQVRATVTAQDSIRAWNLRCKLREELTAWLAATHPESLPTTRLVEGAPSPTEPPGPVDPTLPLTIPGPGSASRPDPVRTGEWPVV; from the coding sequence ATGCCCGAGGACACCGTCGTCGAAGCCGCCGTGGACGTGGTGGCCAGCCTCGCCGTCATGGGCGGCGCCGTCGTGCTGGCCGTCCTGCTCAGCGTGATCGCGGGGCGGGTGCTGTTCAGGGTCTCGAAGTCCGACGCGTTCGCGCGTGAGCTCAGCCAGCGGGGCCGCTGGCCCGCCCGGGTCCTGGCCGTGCTGGTGGGTCTGCTGGCGGCGATGCCGGCGACCGAGCTGCCCGAGGCGCTCGCCGGCCGCCTGACCCACATCCTGCTGATCGGCGCGATCGTCGCCGGCGCCTGGACGCTGCTGCGCCTGGCCGTCGCCATCGAGGTGGCGATGCTCGACTACTTCGTGCCGACCGGCACCGAGGAGCAGGCCGAGGAACGGCGCATCAAGGGCCGCCAGACCCAGGTGATCATCCTCCGGCGGGTCGCCTCGGGCGTGATCATCCTGGTCACGATCGGCGCGGTGATGCTGACCTTCGAGTCCGCCCGGACCGTCGGCACGTCGCTGCTGGCCTCCGCCGGCGTCCTCGGGCTGGTGCTCGGCATCGCCGCCCAGCCGACGCTCGGCAACCTGGTCGCCGGCATCCAGCTGGCCGTCGCCGAGCCCCTGTCGATCGACGACGTCGTCACCGTCGAGGGCGAGTGGGGGAACATCGAGGAGATCACCCTCACCTACGTGGTGATCGTCACCTGGGACCGCCGCCGGCTGGTGCTGCCGACCTCCTACTTCGTGAACACGCCGTTCACGAACTGGTCGCGGCGGGACTCCCAGGTCATCGGCTCGGTCGTCTGGCACCTCGACCACCGCACCCCGGTCCCCGCCCTGCGGGCGGCGTTCCACCAGCGCGTCGAGCGGAGCGAGGAGTGGGACGGCGACGTCGCCGCCCTGCAGGTGATCGACACGACGCCGACGACGATCCAGGTGCGGGCGACGGTGACCGCCCAGGACTCGATCCGGGCGTGGAACCTGCGCTGCAAGCTGCGGGAGGAGCTGACGGCCTGGCTGGCCGCGACCCACCCGGAGTCGCTGCCGACGACCCGCCTGGTGGAGGGCGCCCCGTCGCCGACCGAACCGCCCGGCCCGGTCGACCCGACCCTCCCCCTCACCATCCCCGGTCCGGGCTCGGCGTCCCGGCCGGATCCGGTGCGCACCGGCGAGTGGCCCGTCGTCTAG